The Astyanax mexicanus isolate ESR-SI-001 chromosome 7, AstMex3_surface, whole genome shotgun sequence genome has a window encoding:
- the LOC111195959 gene encoding uncharacterized protein LOC111195959 — protein MWTYRQPAFALQLLHELQKQQQGGLHCDTLLQTEGVSVPAHSCVLSALSPVFSRALTKSPPLAVGHSRVLSVQAVGTRSLLKLVGFVYSGEMEGEGIVELEEVTDTARRLGFSSLIDGLKELMKGQKDKAMRKREIGMQTENAEERKRDASVQIQSDRRCLIHSESQTDSPEAHFTDICTAPSSVGLSGELSFVPSDENASTSAPGVNCMKDATASSSLSEAAVLLNSKCCQPIQRENKTGNVSEKTDQLKTVHHRSKLNVKGVQPELNSSVLKSIKKAGGKDFRKLVQKLHTTTFKQQVDAHISLKIKLKRRRGTLWEIISVQEESAADGSSASVTCPASPRKTRSYTKNGATCSQPQMNGPGVPQSPSPPNPPLPLGTVTLTPPSDLTLSPPHTPVRNPPSSPLQIAPLSPGVPPAEESDEHIARLMEDMVMMGLNILPSGPMDRKSDMHHLSDKCAPSKLHLDLKVGQGESLGTDAVPCLCVDGGDLGADGPDVVKIPPSLGCSAQGEAGSECPGSKNQFRCETVDLRNVTSEASHPTSFAVTKDADASLMSSLPFSTGGLELPQENVVELKNALDHLLWTANDCVHSAKQTRTNETTEEENMQSSGTDTRSATHSDLARLNAVVQTTSGSINSAAVKQQSEGASLRDSKRLTKDSSNVIHQELVKQISGSIHGSSSIADNNGIDLSEMRLPRCLSPLASEDVVTDGDRQKHTKLACTVLLRPVSMHLISSPQTETLPDKTGHQNPLTPPCIKPKTASVSGRSTRSLRSCQGCIKDTNDRRLEQVITPSLNKSRSTKRSSIDVSLDEPNKKKRMMLDCNSSGDNTKSVKVVTECSTSRESVVGIKSTKCSDYSCTEKTYWLRPGKTVRRDQTDQQSKKKVTNLQTNQSCKSKDQVECTEAVGKKDSVMVKRGHRRHPKKEKDPVELQDNTSVHQDSQTTGSQVNQKHKEKEAPKAKILSKAISDVNLKKKEQKKSTRHASHTKRKGIVDQVFHQTIFTVGSTIAGSLPSIDQKLQSRSMNAEIAQIAERKRGIGPPLPHIVKKFRTLIDQDHIRGRKLVISEKEVNDSTEKGKIEKMINKGKMDMDQSENDKNVESENNSEQLTTTKKGKGCLVDENFGKEMDKNLIDTVSESINSLNGSCSVDLRTVDVNCNLDSDLPTVLLAGNFDINSSKTDDLHSETAKKCLEDTERTSDQTDDIPLKKDAQNHQDFNQDCKKQQVESNEEMGALVKEIRIQNEEHEVEGSDVDIEVMEVSALVAAAGHGDEAATSACYGGKTEIELEKSQSSVGKSNGESVSHEAALRGPLLIRTEVLHISSDEDYSTLMHTGLPAITANKEEKSYLSMDSSTLAVKHGCNIETEGQKCGDDDDDDEEEEEVVVDDLSSSPPVILANSLTNQESMTVLTDEELKSEEEEDVDVTG, from the exons GTGTTTCTGTTCCTGCACATAGCTGTGTGTTGTCTGCACTCAGCCCTGTGTTTTCTAGAGCCCTCACCAAGTCCCCTCCACTTGCTGTAGGGCATAGTAGAGTGCTCAGTGTCCAGGCTGTGGGGACCCGTTCCCTGCTGAAGCTGGTGGGGTTCGTGTACTCTGGAGAGATGGAAGGGGAGGGAATTGTTGAGCTAGAGGAGGTGACTGATACAGCTCGCAGGCTTGGCTTCAGTTCCTTGATAGATGGGTTGAAGGAGCTGATGAAGGGGCAGAAGGACAAAGCGATGAGGAAGCGGGAGATTGGAATGCAAACAGAAAatgcagaagagagaaaaagagatgcaAGTGTACAGATCCAGTCAGATAGACGGTGCTTAATCCATTCAGAGAGTCAAACAGACAGTCCTGAAGCTCACTTTACAGATATATGCACTGCACCAAGCTCTGTAGGCCTGTCTGGTGAATTGAGTTTTGTGCCTAGTGATGAGAACGCCAGTACTTCAGCTCCTGGAGTAAACTGCATGAAGGACGCTACCGCTTCCTCCAGTCTCAGTGAAGCAGCAGTTCTCCTCAACTCCAAGTGCTGCCAACCAATACAAAGAGAGAATAAAACAGGAAATGTTTCTGAGAAAACAGATCAATTGAAGACAGTCCATCACAGATCAAAGCTAAATGTCAAAGGCGTCCAGCCGGAACTGAACTCCAGCGTGTTGAAGAGCATTAAAAAAGCTGGCGGGAAAGATTTTCGTAAACTAGTTCAAAAACTTCATACTACTACATTCAAACAGCAGGTTGATGCACACATCTCACTGAAGATTAAACTGAAGAGGAGAAGAGGGACACTGTGGGAGATCATTAGTGTCCAAGAAGAGAGCGCGGCCGATGGTTCCTCTGCCTCAGTGACGTGTCCGGCCAGCCCAAGAAAGACACGCAGTTACACTAAG AATGGTGCCACCTGCTCACAGCCCCAGATGAATGGTCCTGGGGTACCCCAAAGCCCTTCTCCCCCAAATCCTCCCCTGCCTCTTGGCACTGTAACGCTTACCCCACCCTCAGACTTGACTTTATCTCCTCCGCATACCCCTGTTAGAAATCCTCCCTCTTCTCCTTTACAAATAGCACCCCTATCGCCAGGTGTGCCTCCAGCCGAAGAGTCGGATGAGCATATTGCGAGGTTGATGGAGGATATGGTTATGATGGGTCTGAACATTTTGCCCTCTGGGCCAATGGACAGGAAAAGCGACATGCACCACCTGAGTGACAAATGTGCACCATCTAAACTACATTTGGATCTGAAAGTAGGGCAGGGTGAGTCTCTTGGTACTGATGCTGTACCCTGCCTGTGTGTGGATGGAGGAGATTTAGGAGCTGATGGACCTGATGTTGTCAAGATCCCACCTTCCTTAGGTTGCTCTGCACAAGGAGAAGCAG GGTCTGAGTGTCCTGGTTCTAAGAACCAATTCAGATGTGAAACAGTGGATCTTAGGAACGTGACCTCAGAGGCAAGTCATCCAACATCATTTGCTGTTACTAAAGATGCTGACGCATCATTGATGTCCAGCCTTCCCTTTAGTACTGGAGGTCTTGAGCTACCACAAGAAAATGTAGTGGAGTTAAAGAATGCGTTGGATCATCTTCTTTGGACTGCAAATGATTGTGTGCATTCAGCGAAACAAACCAGGACCAATGAAACCACTGAAGAAGAGAACATGCAGTCTTCAGGAACAGACACAAGAAGTGCAACACACAGTGATTTAGCCAGACTTAATGCAGTTGTACAAACCACTAGTGGCTCAATAAATTCAGCTGCAGTAAAACAACAATCTGAAGGTGCATCTCTGAGGGATTCTAAAAGACTTACTAAGGACTCATCTAATGTTATACACCAAGAATTGGTCAAGCAAATATCAGGCTCTATTCATGGTTCCAGTTCCATTGCTGACAATAATGGGATAGATTTAAGTGAGATGAGACTGCCAAGATGTCTTTCACCTCTTGCATCAGAAGACGTAGTCACTGATGGTGATCGCCAGAAACATACAAAACTGGCCTGTACTGTCCTCTTGAGACCAGTTTCAATGCACCTGATTTCTTCTCCCCAGACAGAAACACTCCCTGACAAAACTGGCCATCAGAACCCATTGACTCCTCCATGTATAAAACCAAAAACTGCATCAGTGTCTGGTCGAAGTACACGCAGTTTGAGGTCATGTCAAGGTTGCATCAAAGATACCAATGATAGACGACTGGAACAGGTAATTACACCAAGCCTCAATAAGAGCAGATCTACCAAAAGGTCCAGCATTGATGTTTCTCTTGATGAGCCAAATAAGAAAAAACGTATGATGCTGGATTGTAACTCAAGTGGAGATAACACTAAATCAGTTAAGGTTGTGACAGAATGCAGTACAAGTAGAGAATCTGTTGTTGGCATCAAATCTACAAAATGCAGTGATTACTCTTGTACTGAGAAGACATATTGGCTCAGACCTGGTAAGACAGTCAGAAGAGATCAGACCGATCAACAGTCCAAGAAGAAGGTAACAAACTTGCAGACAAACCAGTCTTGCAAAAGTAAAGATCAAGTAGAATGCACCGAAGCTGTGGGTAAAAAAGATTCTGTTATGGTAAAACGTGGACATAGAAGACatcctaaaaaagaaaaagaccctGTAGAGTTGCAAGACAACACATCTGTGCACCAAGATTCGCAAACAACAGGAAGCCAGGTAAACCAAAAGCATAAAGAAAAAGAGGCACCAAAAGCAAAAATACTTTCAAAAGCTATTTCTGATGTGAATTTGaagaagaaagaacaaaaaaaatccaccagGCATGCTAGTCACACTAAAAGAAAAGGTATTGTTGATCAGGTTTTCCACCAGACTATTTTTACTGTTGGAAGCACTATTGCCGGGAGTTTACCTTCCATTGATCAGAAGCTACAGTCAAGGTCCATGAATGCGGAGATTGCTCAGATAGCTGAAAGGAAAAGAGGCATTGGCCCACCACTGCCTCACATCGTTAAAAAGTTTAGAACACTTATAGACCAGGATCACATTAGAGGAAGAAAGTTGGTGATCAGTGAAAAAGAAGTGAATGATTCAACTGAAAAAGGCAAGATAGAGAAGATGAtcaataaaggaaagatggataTGGACCAAAGTGAAAACGACAAGAATGTGGAGTCTGAAAACAACAGTGAGCAGTTGACAACAACCAAAAAGGGAAAGGGATGCTTGGTTGATGAAAACTTCGGAAAGGAAATGGATAAAAACCTAATTGATACAGTGTCTGAATCTATAAACTCCCTTAATGGTTCTTGTTCTGTCGATCTCAGGACTGTTGATGTGAATTGTAATCTCGATTCTGATTTGCCTACTGTTCTGTTAGCAGGGAATTTTGATATTAACTCCAGCAAAACAGATGACCTTCACAGTGAAACAGCTAAAAAATGTCTAGAAGACACTGAGAGGACCTCAGACCAGACTGATGATATCCCTTTAAAAAAAGATGCCCAGAATCACCAAGACTTCAACCAGGATTGCAAAAAGCAGCAAGTAGAATCAAACGAAGAAATGGGAGCCCTTGTAAAGGAAATCCGTATACAGAATGAAGAACATGAAGTTGAGGGAAGTGATGTTGACATAGAGGTGATGGAAGTGAGTGCTCTGGTTGCAGCAGCAGGTCATGGAGATGAGGCAGCTACTTCTGCCTGCTACGGTGGCAAGACTGAGATTGAGCTGGAGAAAAGTCAATCTAGTGTCGGGAAGAGTAATGGAGAGTCTGTTTCTCATGAGGCGGCACTAAGGGGGCCACTGCTCATAAGGACTGAAGTTCTGCATATCTCATCAGATGAAGATTACAGTA CTTTAATGCATACAGGATTACCAGCAATCACAGCCAACAAAGAAGAGAAGTCTTATCTCAGCATGGATTCCTCAACACTTGCAGTTAAACATGGATGCAACATTGAGACAGAGGGCCAGAAGTgtggggatgatgatgatgatgatgaggaggaggaggaggtagtTGTGGATGACCTCTCAAGCTCTCCTCCTGTTATTTTGGCAAATTCTTTAACAAATCAAGAAAGCATGACTGTTCTGACAGATGAGGAACTGAAgtcagaggaagaggaagatgttGATGTGACTGGATAG